The sequence below is a genomic window from Deltaproteobacteria bacterium GWA2_45_12.
AGAAAAAGCAGATGCTTTTCATTTTCTTTTTCTTCAATGGTTTTTTGATTTACCAGATCAAAGGCTTTCAGCTTTTTGTAATCTTCAAGACTGATGTCAAAAAGAGATTGTTTACGAATAGAAATTGCCACACAGCCCGTTTCCACGGCTGGGGGAAGAACAATCTGCACGCGGTAATCTCCCGGAAGAGTGGCCGATAGCAATGGCGTTTCCTCACTGATTTGTTGTTCGGAGTATTTGGCGACAAGATTTGAAAGTGTGCGGATGTGGGGAAAATCCAGTTCAGGAACAATGTAGCATTGCATTCGACCCTCTTTTTCAACCCATACTTCCTGCGGCTTGTTGATGGAAATCTCACTGACTCCTTTTTCATTCAGATAAGGAGCCAGTGGTCTTAGGAAAGTATGGATGGCAACCGTACTCATTGGATGATTACAAAATCATTGTGGGCAACTGACCCAAGAGCTTCGGAAAAATCCAAATCCTGGGCCACAAAGACTTTGACTAAACTTCCTTGTTTGATGGTGATGGTTGGGGGAATGTGCAAAGAGTCTTGCAACACTTGCCCTGAACTGTTTTGCAGAGCTTCAGCCGCTTGTTGGCGATAAGCTGACATGGAGTTGAAGGAATCAGTTGTTTGAACCCCCGCATTCGCGGCGGCACCCCCAAGGATGCTTAAAAGAAGTGAATTGCCAAAAATGCTCCAAAAGTGGCGGTTCACTTTACCCGCAAATCCGGCTTGTCCTAAAGCATCGGTGCCCCCAGAGTTAAGGGCCACTTCAATGCCATCGGGCCGCACCACTCGAGTCCAAACAACAAATACTCGTGATTGCCCCTTGGTAATCNNNNNNNNNNNNNNNNTCTAAAACGGCATCAATCAGTTTTCCCTGAAGAATTGTTTGCTCTAAAGAGCCCACACTGGATGCTTGGGCTTTGGGTGTTGATCGGCTTCCCACATTATTTTGAAAATCCGAGTTAGCGTTATTGCTGCCGCCTTGGTAGGAATCGGCACTTCCTGACCTTATTCTTTGCGGTGTCGCCGCTTGATTTTGCCCTCCGTAAATGACAAGGGCTGATTTCATGCGGGCGTCTCGCAACTCATCCTCATCGGAATGGTCCTCCACTTTCACATCAGGAGGTGAGGGAAGAATTACCGGCCCCGCAGCGGGTTCAAACTCCACCGCTTCTTTTTGAATTCCATCTTTTGGTTTTTCCTTTCCACTGAATAGAAAGAAAAGAACAATGGCCGCTAGAATCATGAGAGCTAATCCAACCATTCCAAAGTTTTTCTTTTTAGGGTCCAGAGAACTGAGCAGTGGTTGACGATCCAAAATATTGGCTTCCTGCTTTGTTTCGTCTGGAATTTTCTTGTTTAAATCATCCATTGTAGCCTCCCCTTGTCGCGCCGTAGTCCCAAAGGGACGAAGGCGGATTAGTTTGAAGATAAATATCCAGAATTATTTTTCGCTTTTTTACGAATGACAGTACCGACAATACCCCCGCGTCTTAACAAAAGCTTGTCGACAACTCGCTCCACAACCACATAAGGGCCTTGAATGCGGTAATTGACGATGGATTCCTTCCCGCTGGAATCGATCCAGAAGATGGCGGGCAAGTCTGAGGTGCTTTTGAATTGGAGATAGGTAAAATCCCCATCATCAAAGGCGCGGACCAGTCCGCTTTTCTTGTCATCTTTGAGTTTGTAATTGAAATTATACGCATCCGGCAGTTTCGGCTTAAAAGCCCCATTGGAGGTGAACGCCGCGTTTGAGTATTCAAATCGTACCAAGTAAGTCATGTCGGAAACGACACGTGCGTCTATCGTGGATAGATTGAAATAATAAGTCCGTTTATTGGTGATTACTGTGAGGTTGGTCCGAGGATTGGGTTCCACGGGTTTCAAGAAAACCCTGTTTCCCATCGGAACTACCTGCCAGGCAATGGAATCCCCAATGGAAGCCACTTGAATGGATTCGGATTCAGAGAACTCAATGGTTGTTTGATAACCGAAGGTGGATTTTATTTCGTAAATCTCGTTTGGATTGTAAATGACGTGCTTTATTCGGGAATCACTTCCCAAGGGCCTTGGCCTTTGTTCTGCAAAAGCAGGTAGGGCCAATAAGATTAACATGAGAGTTAAGAGTTTTGTTTTCATCGGATTATCTCCTGATCTACCCGATAGGTGATGACCTGAAACCCAAGCGGGTTGTTTAAACGGTCGTTTTCATCCATCGGAGTGTTGACGTAGCGGAAGGTTAAAATACTGACCCAGTAATTTTCTTTGTGTTCGTTGCGGCTGTTTTCGGTAGTTGAAAATCGCACTTGAGCGGTCTTTTTTCTTTTATCAAGGAAACTAACGGAACTGATTTTAACGGTGCGGGTTGTTGTACTCTTATAGCGCTCAACAGGACTATGGGGATTGCCATTGGCTACAGAGGCATTGAATCTTTCTGATTCATCCGAGGAAGACATGAGCCGGACAAGATCGTAATTTCGATTCACATCTTGAGGATCAAATGTCTCACGAGCGATGACGTATTTGACAATGAAGGATTTGGTGACGGCTTCTTCTTCGGTGAGCGTGTTTTCTTGATTGTCCCGTAAGGGTTTTAAAACATTGGTAACGCCTGATTTATTGTCCACCTGAAGGATGTAGGGCTCTACACTTTTTAGCGGGGTAAGCGAAACCAAGGCAATGCCTTCGATCCCTGCTAATAGGATGCTCACCACTCCAATCAGAAACCATCGGTTTCGTTGGATGACAGTGGAGCGATAGAGGTCATGGTACCACTCGCTTACAGCGGGATCATCTTTTAATGTCGAACGTACGGATTTCATAAAAAAATTATTTCCCCATTTTACTTTTAACAATACTCACTGCTTTGGCTGCCTGTTTGGCGGCCACAGGGGCTTTGGTGGCGATGAACTTACTGGGGCGAGTCACGTAGTTGCTAAAGACTCCCATGGCGGAAAGAGTAATTCCTCCTCCCAAAGCTGCGGCAATTTTGAGGACTTGAGAACAAAGAAGTGTGGTGATGGCCCCCATCAAAAGATATGGGGTTGTAGTGGCCATGGTGAGGTTTTCACCAGCAGCCTTCATTTCATTCACCGGGGCTTGAATTAATTGAAGGGCCAGCCCTAAAACGGCATAGGTAATCACGGGAATCATGGCGTAGTGAACCAGATAATTGATCCACCCCTGAAAGAGCCCTTGAGTGCTCTTCCACAGGGCGAAGGTAAGAAAGATGGGAGCTATGGAAAGTAAAACAGCCAATCCCATTTTGGCAAAGACGAGCAGAAAAAGGGCGACGCCGACCATGAGCACCGTTCCAATAATGACAAGGAGTGCAAGAAGCATTTGGGCAATGTCAAAAGTTCCTGCTTTACGGAAAATATTTTGGGCGGCCTCAATGCCCACAACATAAACATCTTCAAGCTGCTTTGTCGGAGCGTTGCCTCCCAAAAGAGCCGAAGTAAGCTTGTCAGGGCCTGACGTAAAAACATTGTAGAAGAAAGTTGTAAACGTCCCCCAATTGGTAGCCAATTGAAAGATGATGAGGGCTTTCAGAATGTGTTTTGCCACCTGTTGAAGGGTGAGAGGAATCATTCCCTGCAAAACTCCAATGCCAAACATGGCGACGTAAATCACCAGCATCAAGCGCAGCTCCGACATATGAGCGCTGACGACGGCCTGATAGGCTTTGGCTGTGTAACCCAGGGTTACTTGATCGACTTGCATCAAAATTTCAGTTGGGAGTGCCATAAAGAGTTCCTTACTTGACGACGCCTCCAAAAAATTCGGCGTGATTGGCCGTGGCCTGGTTTTGATTATTTTGAAGGCTTGCCTGAAGGGATAGTTGGATGGAAGCCAACCTTGCCATGTCGAGGTTTAAAAAACCGTTTTCTGCGGCAATACGGCTGTTTAAATCCATGGAGTTTTTAATATTATCCGTCTTGTCGATTTCTTGAGTTAAAGATTCGATGGTTTGCAGACGATTTTGGATGGAATTATAAATTGACTCCGTGGCAGCAAAGGCGGCTTGGGTGTTACTGGTAGAAACCTGATAGCTCACCACATTCCTGTTTTTTGGATCTGGCGAAAGAAGTTTGACATCAATACTTGGCAACAACTTGCTAAAATAATCCTGCCTCTGGCCGTAGAAA
It includes:
- a CDS encoding P-type conjugative transfer protein VirB9; translated protein: MKTKLLTLMLILLALPAFAEQRPRPLGSDSRIKHVIYNPNEIYEIKSTFGYQTTIEFSESESIQVASIGDSIAWQVVPMGNRVFLKPVEPNPRTNLTVITNKRTYYFNLSTIDARVVSDMTYLVRFEYSNAAFTSNGAFKPKLPDAYNFNYKLKDDKKSGLVRAFDDGDFTYLQFKSTSDLPAIFWIDSSGKESIVNYRIQGPYVVVERVVDKLLLRRGGIVGTVIRKKAKNNSGYLSSN